A part of Drosophila bipectinata strain 14024-0381.07 chromosome 3L, DbipHiC1v2, whole genome shotgun sequence genomic DNA contains:
- the LOC108121095 gene encoding ubiquitin-conjugating enzyme E2-18 kDa, with the protein MAKKEELLMEGPKRLNRELAVMLEDKANLQFRNLEVEPDNIFKWYGLLMPNTPPYDKGAYKIQIDFPQDYPFKPPRIHVDTRIYHLNVNERGQLCVPILEVEHWLPTTRIDQVLQVLLATINDPQPENAWHMEMAGEYRNDPKKFNKMAEAWVAKYSERRPTEEELAKFIKRRKKKMAKN; encoded by the coding sequence ATGGCCAAGAAGGAGGAGCTCCTCATGGAGGGGCCCAAGCGGCTCAACCGCGAGCTGGCCGTTATGCTGGAGGACAAGGCGAATCTGCAGTTCCGGAACCTGGAGGTGGAGCCAGACAACATCTTCAAGTGGTACGGCCTGCTGATGCCCAACACCCCGCCCTACGACAAGGGGGCCTACAAGATCCAAATAGACTTTCCCCAGGACTATCCCTTCAAACCGCCCCGAATCCATGTCGATACGCGCATCTATCACCTCAACGTGAACGAACGTGGCCAGCTGTGTGTGCCCATCCTGGAGGTCGAGCACTGGCTGCCCACCACTCGCATAGATCAGGTCTTGCAGGTCCTGCTGGCCACCATCAACGATCCCCAGCCGGAGAACGCCTGGCACATGGAAATGGCCGGAGAGTACCGGAATGATCCGAAGAAGTTCAACAAGATGGCGGAAGCCTGGGTGGCGAAGTACAGTGAACGACGGCCCACGGAGGAGGAGTTGGCCAAGTTTATCAAGAGACGGAAGAAGAAGATGGCCAAGAACTAG